From the genome of Bactrocera oleae isolate idBacOlea1 chromosome 2, idBacOlea1, whole genome shotgun sequence, one region includes:
- the Fdh gene encoding alcohol dehydrogenase class-3, with amino-acid sequence MSATEGRVITCKAAIAWEAKKPLVIEDVEVAPPKSHEVRIKIIASGVCHTDAYTLGGFDPEGVFPVILGHEGAGIVESVGEGVTAFKAGDHVVPLYIPQCNECKFCQSNKTNLCQKIRITQGQGLLPDGTSRFTCKGKKVFHFMGTSTFSQYTVVADISLCKVDKEAPLDKIGLLGCGIPTGYGAAINTAKVEPGSICGIWGLGAVGLATAMGCRKAGASKIYGIDINPDKFEIAKRFGVTDFINPKDVADKGPIQNYIIDLLDGGFDYTFECIGNVNTMRAALEATHKGWGTSVIIGVAAAGQEISTRPFQLVVGRTWKGTAFGGWKSVSDVPKLVQEYLSKELLVDEFITHTMDLEAINEAFDLMHAGKSIRAIVKL; translated from the exons ATGTCAGCGACTGAAGGCAGA GTTATCACTTGCAAAGCTGCTATTGCTTGGGAAGCTAAAAAACCGCTTGTCATTGAAGATGTGGAGGTAGCACCACCCAAATCGCATGAAGTGCGAATTAAGATCATTGCTTCCGGAGTATGTCACACCGACGCGTACACTTTAGGTGGATTTGACCCAGAGGGAG TGTTTCCGGTTATACTCGGGCATGAGGGTGCTGGCATTGTAGAGAGCGTTGGTGAAGGAGTTACTGCATTCAAGGCGGGCGATCATGTTGTTCCGCTTTACATTCCACAGTGTAATGAATGTAAGTTCTGTCAAAGCAACAAAACAAATCTCTGCCAGAAGATACGTATTACACAAGGACAAGGCTTGTTACCAGACGGAACATCGCGTTTCACATGTAAGGGAAAGAAGGTATTTCACTTCATGGGCACCTCAACGTTCTCACAATACACAGTGGTCGCAGATATTTCGCTTTGCAAG GTGGACAAAGAGGCACCACTTGATAAGATTGGACTTCTGGGTTGCGGTATTCCTACAGGCTATGGTGCAGCTATTAATACTGCCAAAGTGGAACCAGGTAGCATTTGTGGAATATGGGGTCTAGGCGCTGTTGGGCTAGCAACTGCTATGGGATGCCGAAAAGCTGGTGCTTCTAAAATTTATGGCATCGATATTAACCCCGATAAATTCGAAATTGCCAAAAGATTCGGTGTAACGGACTTTATCAATCCCAAAGATGTGGCCGATAAAGGAccaatacaaaattatataatagaCCTTTTAGATGGTGGTTTTGATTACACTTTTGAATGCATTGGAAACGTAAACACCATGCGTGCTGCATTGGAGGCGACTCACAAAGGATGGGGTACATCTGTTATTATTGGCGTTGCAgctgctggtcaagaaatcagTACGCGTCCATTTCAATTGGTTGTTGGTCGGACATGGAAGGGTACAGCTTTTGGCGGTTGGAAAAGTGTTTCAGATGTGCCAAAATTAGTACAGGAATATTTGAGTAAAGAACTGTTGGTCGATGAATTTATCACGCACACTATGGACTTGGAAGCCATCAACGAAGCGTTTGATTTGATGCATGCCGGAAAAAGCATCCGCGCAATTGTAAAATTGTAG
- the Seipin gene encoding seipin, whose translation MNFILRFIVFLLDPSGLGRRLFIRPALKLGYNVYDGIKSRADEKVGTMKELVLRLGLIAFAVVLIIWIAVFMYVTFYYTYMPAISHTRPVHMQFKSCLDSTTPCTFPHAHVSLTKKQQLLMVGQAYRVVVQIEMPESPQNLELGMFMVCGEMRDTNALLRGQSCRSAMMRYRSPLIRTISTWALSPLYVLGLKEEFQRVPVEVFANYLEERQHPITDVYVEIQSQKIQFYSVSLHIVADFTGLRYIMYNWPILSAVIAISTNLFFILVIFLLSWYHWSDTTWLHNLRKKYGRITETLQGKASKAIKSKSGFRDDEDLSFLDDKSNASEIDEIGGSSDSRSSSKEELLGSKPQRSNEGQQVHQRRMQEAF comes from the exons ATGAATTTTATATTGCGATTCATTGTTTTCCTCCTTGATCCTTCGGGTTTGGGGCGCCGTTTATTTATACGTCCGGCACTCAAGTTGGGATACAATGTATACGATGGTATTAAGAGCAGAGCTGATGAAAAGGTTGGCACAATGAAAGAATTGGTTCTACGTTTGGGCTTAATTGCATTTGCGGTGGTATTAATAATTTGGATAGCAGTATTCATGTATGTTACCTTCTATTATACGTATATGCCGGCTATATCACATACAAGACCAGTTCACATGCAGTTCAA ATCGTGCTTGGATTCTACGACCCCATGTACATTTCCACACGCACATGTTTCGCTTACAAAGAAGCAACAACTATTGATGGTAGGCCAAGCATATCGAGTAGTTGTGCAGATTGAAATGCCAGAATCACCGCAGAATTTAGAATTAGGTATGTTTATGGTTTGCGGCGAAATGCGCGACACCAATGCTCTACTACGTGGCCAATCCTGTCGCTCAGCTATGATGCGTTACCGCTCACCACTTATCCGTACAATTAGTACATGGGCACTCAGTCCATTGTATGTGCTCGGCTTAAAAGAAGAATTTCAACGTGTGCCTGTAGAAGTATTTGCGAATTATTTAGAAGAGCGACAACACCCAATTACTGACGTCTACGTAGAAATTCAAtcacaaaaaattcaattttactcaGTTTCACTGCATATAGTCGCAGATTTTACCGGACTGAGATATATAATGTACAATTGGCCAATACTGTCAGCTGTAATTg CAATAAGTACCAATTTGTTCTTCATTTTGGTGATATTCCTACTCAGTTGGTATCATTGGTCTGATACAACTTGGCTGCATAATTTGCGTAAAAAATACGGGCGCATAACTGAAACTTTACAAGGCAAAGCTAGTAAGGCGATTAAGTCAAAGAGCGGCTTTAGGGATGATGAGGATTTGAGCTTTCTGGATGACAAATCCAACGCCTCGGAAATAGATGAGATAGGCGGTAGCAGTGACAGTCGGAGTAGCAGCAAAGAAGAACTGCTAGGTAGTAAACCACAAAGAAGCAATGAGGGACAGCAAGTGCACCAGCGTAGAATGCAAGAAGCATTTTAA
- the LOC106616553 gene encoding tetraspanin-33, whose product MSNYRHHGGGGGYSGIEIRNMHPRISQNFTYVSSCVKYLIFMLNFIFWLSGGLLLSIGLYAFMDKWEATGWVRLETFYDVVLNISLVMMLTGILISVVSFAGCLGALRENTCLLKFYTMCLLMFFLLELAIAIMGFVFPHNMNSFLEDKFTDKIIHSYRDDPDLQNLIDFAQLEFKCCGLSNSGYQDWSKNEYFNCSSPSVERCGVPYSCCINATDISSGLVNIMCGYGVQEHSVAAASKRIWTSGCIEIVRVWAERNLYTIAGIALGVALIQLFIIYLAKTLEGQIDLQKSRWNA is encoded by the exons ATGAGTAATTATCGTCACCATGGAGGAGGCGGTGGCTATAGTGGAATCGAAATCCGAAACATGCATCCACGAATCTCTCAAAATTTCACTTACGTTAGTTCATGTGTTAAATATCTAATCTTCATGCTAAATTTCATATTCTGGCTTTCGGGAGGATTATTGCTGAGTATCGGTCTTTATGCTTTTATGGACAAATGGGAAGCTACTGGATGGGTTCGTCTTGAAACATTTTACGATGTAGTACTTAACATCTCTTTAGTAATGATGCTGACTGGAATACTTATTTCTGTAGTCAGTTTTGCTGGTTGCCTTGGTGCGCTGCGTGAAAATACATGTTTACTAAAATTCTATACTATGTGCTtactaatgttttttcttttggaatTGGCCATTGCCATAATGGGATTTGTTTTTCCACATAATATGAATTCTTTCCTGGAAGACAAATTCACTGATAAAATTATACATTCGTATCGTGATGACCCAGATTTACAAAATCTTATCGATTTTGCACAACTTGAATTTAAATGCTGTGGATTAAGCAACTCTGGATATCAAGACTGGA gCAAGAATGAGTATTTCAACTGCTCATCACCATCAGTTGAGCGTTgcggcgttccatatagttgtTGTATTAACGCAACTGACATCAGTTCGGGTTTGGTTAACATTATGTGCGGTTATGGCGTTCAAGAACACTCCGTTGCGGCAGCCAGCAAACGCATCTGGACTAGTGGTTGTATTGAGATTGTTCGTGTTTGGGCAGAACGAAACTTATATACTATAGCAGGCATTGCTCTAGGAGTTGCTCTAATAcaactttttatcatatatttagcTAAAACTCTAGAAGGGCAAATAGATCTGCAGAAATCGCGTTGGAATGCGTGA
- the Pstk gene encoding L-seryl-tRNA(Sec) kinase → MSTRICLVALIGLPAAGKSTFSSWILSIPQQQFNVIHLCYDDFLPAQEHTLNAEIELKLQRSKILETINLLICELNENAYIARDIIKSVKLSENVNCHDFIILCDDNNYYRSMRYKLYQLCRQNKCAYAQIYLECDLKLALGRNSARPDNERVSEEILQRMGRRLEIPNSAKHRWEENTLFLEECDNFTIKKASILGFFSKSLDKILQPLSQCVTTETMMSLLHQLDLLLRKRISEILQLENDLAERSKKSKMLIAKRKKLLQEVRKKTEKESISIDDLNMYVHLLN, encoded by the coding sequence ATGTCGACACGTATTTGCCTCGTAGCCTTAATTGGTTTACCAGCTGCTGGAAAAAGTACATTTAGTAGTTGGATCTTGTCGATCCCTCAACAACAGTTCAACGTCATTCATCTTTGTTATGACGATTTTCTGCCAGCACAAGAACATACTCTTAATGCagaaatagaattaaaattgcAACGTAGCAAAATCTTGGAAACTATAAACTTGCTTATATGTGAATTAAATGAAAACGCCTATATAGCAAGAGATATCattaaatctgtaaagttaTCTGAAAATGTAAATTGCCACGATTTCATAATTCTATGTGATGATAATAATTACTATCGTAGTATGAGATATAAATTGTATCAATTGTGCAGGCAGAACAAGTGTGCTTATGCACAAATTTACTTAGAGTGTGATTTAAAATTGGCATTAGGTCGAAATAGTGCAAGGCCAGATAATGAGCGAGTGTCAGAAGAAATTTTGCAACGAATGGGAAGAAGACTAGAGATACCCAATTCAGCAAAGCATCGCTGGGAAGAAAACACCTTATTCCTGGAGGAATGTGACAACTTTACTATAAAGAAAGCTAGTATTTTGGGGTTTTTCTCTAAATCGCTTGATAAAATACTACAACCTCTGTCGCAATGTGTTACTACTGAAACAATGATGTCATTGCTGCATCAACTTGATTTGCTACTACGAAAAAGAATAAGTGAAATATTGCAGTTGGAGAATGATTTAGCTGAGCGGTCAAAAAAGTCTAAAATGCTGATCGCTAAGCGTAAGAAATTACTCCAAGAAGTCAGAAAAAAGACTGAAAAGGAGTCGATAAGTATTGATGACTTgaacatgtatgtacatttattgaACTAA
- the Tim9b gene encoding mitochondrial import inner membrane translocase subunit Tim10B: protein MDPNLRNLKDFLTLYNKVTELCFSRCVETLYERELTNAENTCIDKCVTKFARFNQKMMNVYVEVQTDINQKRIQELETTQKQVDQASTSSSKVVAAGINSVPMPASGAQTPAYS, encoded by the exons ATGGATCCAAATTTACGAAAT CTTAAAGATTTTCTGACACTATATAATAAAGTCACGGAGTTGTGCTTTTCGCGATGCGTGGAAACCCTCTACGAGCGTGAATTAACCAATGCTGAA AACACCTGTATAGATAAATGTGtaacaaaatttgcgcgctttaatcaaaaaatgatgaatgtttaTGTTGAAGTACAAACGGACATAAACCAAAAACGAATTCAAGAGCTTGAAACGACCCAGAAACAAGTGGACCAAGCTTCAACATCCTCGTCAAAGGTAGTTGCAGCAGGAATAAACTCAGTACCTATGCCGGCATCTGGAGCACAAACACCAGCCTactcttaa
- the SelR gene encoding methionine-R-sulfoxide reductase B1 isoform X5, with the protein MFILLRNTYARCSRLEIINKLTCITALNCSVSPKRNVSIIGGSTFINRRSFSDKPHDRKTTDSLLQEKMENKTEKINVNKEELKKRLTPLQYQVTQEAATERPFTGCYNKHYEKGVYRCIVCQQDLFSSDRKYDSGCGWPAFNDVLDKGKITLHRDASIPGMVRTEVRCSKCSAHMGHVFDDGPPPKNLRYCINSASIDFVPLKPNSNIASGSPSTTASFSKGHVKK; encoded by the exons atgtttatacttCTTCGGAATACCTATGCTCGGTGCTCTCGTTtggaaattataaacaaattaacttGTATAACTGCTCTAAATTGTTCTGTTTCTCCTAAAAGGAATGTGTCAATTATTGGTGGGTCTACATTCATAAATCGAAGAAGTTTCTCAG ATAAACCACACGATCGAAAAACTACAGATAGCTTACTTCAAGAAAAGATGGaaaacaaaactgaaaaaattaatgtaaataagGAAGAGCTAAAGAAACGTTTAACGCCACTTCAGTATCAAGTGACACAAGAAGCAGCTACAGAGCGACCATTTACAG GTTGTTATAATAAGCACTATGAAAAGGGCGTATACCGTTGTATAGTTTGCCAGCAAGATCTCTTCAGCTCGGATAGAAAATATGATTCAGGCTGTGGATGGCCCGCATTCAATGATGTGCTTGATAAGGGCAAAATAACCCTGCATCGTGATGCTAGTATTCCAG GCATGGTGCGAACTGAGGTGCGCTGCTCCAAATGCTCCGCGCATATGGGACACGTTTTTGATGATGGGCCGCCGCCAAAGAATCTACGCTACTGCATCAATTCAGCGTCGATTGATTTTGTACCGCTAAAGCCCAACAGCAACATTGCCTCTGGTTCACCTTCCACAACTGCTTCTTTCTCAAAAGGGCatgtgaaaaaataa
- the SelR gene encoding methionine-R-sulfoxide reductase B1 isoform X2, whose translation MFILLRNTYARCSRLEIINKLTCITALNCSVSPKRNVSIIGGSTFINRRSFSDKPHDRKTTDSLLQEKMENKTEKINVNKEELKKRLTPLQYQVTQEAATERPFTGCYNKHYEKGVYRCIVCQQDLFSSDRKYDSGCGWPAFNDVLDKGKITLHRDASIPVVISKMLGMVRTEVRCSKCSAHMGHVFDDGPPPKNLRYCINSASIDFVPLKPNSNIASGSPSTTASFSKGHVKK comes from the exons atgtttatacttCTTCGGAATACCTATGCTCGGTGCTCTCGTTtggaaattataaacaaattaacttGTATAACTGCTCTAAATTGTTCTGTTTCTCCTAAAAGGAATGTGTCAATTATTGGTGGGTCTACATTCATAAATCGAAGAAGTTTCTCAG ATAAACCACACGATCGAAAAACTACAGATAGCTTACTTCAAGAAAAGATGGaaaacaaaactgaaaaaattaatgtaaataagGAAGAGCTAAAGAAACGTTTAACGCCACTTCAGTATCAAGTGACACAAGAAGCAGCTACAGAGCGACCATTTACAG GTTGTTATAATAAGCACTATGAAAAGGGCGTATACCGTTGTATAGTTTGCCAGCAAGATCTCTTCAGCTCGGATAGAAAATATGATTCAGGCTGTGGATGGCCCGCATTCAATGATGTGCTTGATAAGGGCAAAATAACCCTGCATCGTGATGCTAGTATTCCAG TAGTAATTTCGAAAATGTTAGGCATGGTGCGAACTGAGGTGCGCTGCTCCAAATGCTCCGCGCATATGGGACACGTTTTTGATGATGGGCCGCCGCCAAAGAATCTACGCTACTGCATCAATTCAGCGTCGATTGATTTTGTACCGCTAAAGCCCAACAGCAACATTGCCTCTGGTTCACCTTCCACAACTGCTTCTTTCTCAAAAGGGCatgtgaaaaaataa
- the SelR gene encoding methionine-R-sulfoxide reductase B1 isoform X3: MFILLRNTYARCSRLEIINKLTCITALNCSVSPKRNVSIIGGSTFINRRSFSDKPHDRKTTDSLLQEKMENKTEKINVNKEELKKRLTPLQYQVTQEAATERPFTGCYNKHYEKGVYRCIVCQQDLFSSDRKYDSGCGWPAFNDVLDKGKITLHRDASIPVISKMLGMVRTEVRCSKCSAHMGHVFDDGPPPKNLRYCINSASIDFVPLKPNSNIASGSPSTTASFSKGHVKK, from the exons atgtttatacttCTTCGGAATACCTATGCTCGGTGCTCTCGTTtggaaattataaacaaattaacttGTATAACTGCTCTAAATTGTTCTGTTTCTCCTAAAAGGAATGTGTCAATTATTGGTGGGTCTACATTCATAAATCGAAGAAGTTTCTCAG ATAAACCACACGATCGAAAAACTACAGATAGCTTACTTCAAGAAAAGATGGaaaacaaaactgaaaaaattaatgtaaataagGAAGAGCTAAAGAAACGTTTAACGCCACTTCAGTATCAAGTGACACAAGAAGCAGCTACAGAGCGACCATTTACAG GTTGTTATAATAAGCACTATGAAAAGGGCGTATACCGTTGTATAGTTTGCCAGCAAGATCTCTTCAGCTCGGATAGAAAATATGATTCAGGCTGTGGATGGCCCGCATTCAATGATGTGCTTGATAAGGGCAAAATAACCCTGCATCGTGATGCTAGTATTCCAG TAATTTCGAAAATGTTAGGCATGGTGCGAACTGAGGTGCGCTGCTCCAAATGCTCCGCGCATATGGGACACGTTTTTGATGATGGGCCGCCGCCAAAGAATCTACGCTACTGCATCAATTCAGCGTCGATTGATTTTGTACCGCTAAAGCCCAACAGCAACATTGCCTCTGGTTCACCTTCCACAACTGCTTCTTTCTCAAAAGGGCatgtgaaaaaataa
- the SelR gene encoding methionine-R-sulfoxide reductase B1 isoform X1 gives MFILLRNTYARCSRLEIINKLTCITALNCSVSPKRNVSIIGGSTFINRRSFSDKPHDRKTTDSLLQEKMENKTEKINVNKEELKKRLTPLQYQVTQEAATERPFTGCYNKHYEKGVYRCIVCQQDLFSSDRKYDSGCGWPAFNDVLDKGKITLHRDASIPGGNILLLIKHPERIRTEVRCARCNAHMGHVFEDGPKPTRKRYCINSAAINFVSADELNDTNGVGLTESTRTSTATPILQQ, from the exons atgtttatacttCTTCGGAATACCTATGCTCGGTGCTCTCGTTtggaaattataaacaaattaacttGTATAACTGCTCTAAATTGTTCTGTTTCTCCTAAAAGGAATGTGTCAATTATTGGTGGGTCTACATTCATAAATCGAAGAAGTTTCTCAG ATAAACCACACGATCGAAAAACTACAGATAGCTTACTTCAAGAAAAGATGGaaaacaaaactgaaaaaattaatgtaaataagGAAGAGCTAAAGAAACGTTTAACGCCACTTCAGTATCAAGTGACACAAGAAGCAGCTACAGAGCGACCATTTACAG GTTGTTATAATAAGCACTATGAAAAGGGCGTATACCGTTGTATAGTTTGCCAGCAAGATCTCTTCAGCTCGGATAGAAAATATGATTCAGGCTGTGGATGGCCCGCATTCAATGATGTGCTTGATAAGGGCAAAATAACCCTGCATCGTGATGCTAGTATTCCAG GGGGTAATATTTTACTACTAATTAAACATCCAGAACGCATACGCACAGAAGTACGCTGCGCTCGTTGCAATGCCCATATGGGGCACGTCTTCGAGGATGGACCCAAGCCCACTCGCAAACGCTATTGTATAAATTCGGCTGCAATCAATTTCGTCTCGGCCGACGAGTTGAATGATACTAATGGTGTTGGTTTAACCGAGAGCACGCGCACATCCACCGCCACGCCCATTTTGCAGCAATAA
- the SelR gene encoding methionine-R-sulfoxide reductase B1 isoform X4 has protein sequence MFILLRNTYARCSRLEIINKLTCITALNCSVSPKRNVSIIGGSTFINRRSFSDKPHDRKTTDSLLQEKMENKTEKINVNKEELKKRLTPLQYQVTQEAATERPFTGCYNKHYEKGVYRCIVCQQDLFSSDRKYDSGCGWPAFNDVLDKGKITLHRDASIPERIRTEVRCARCNAHMGHVFEDGPKPTRKRYCINSAAINFVSADELNDTNGVGLTESTRTSTATPILQQ, from the exons atgtttatacttCTTCGGAATACCTATGCTCGGTGCTCTCGTTtggaaattataaacaaattaacttGTATAACTGCTCTAAATTGTTCTGTTTCTCCTAAAAGGAATGTGTCAATTATTGGTGGGTCTACATTCATAAATCGAAGAAGTTTCTCAG ATAAACCACACGATCGAAAAACTACAGATAGCTTACTTCAAGAAAAGATGGaaaacaaaactgaaaaaattaatgtaaataagGAAGAGCTAAAGAAACGTTTAACGCCACTTCAGTATCAAGTGACACAAGAAGCAGCTACAGAGCGACCATTTACAG GTTGTTATAATAAGCACTATGAAAAGGGCGTATACCGTTGTATAGTTTGCCAGCAAGATCTCTTCAGCTCGGATAGAAAATATGATTCAGGCTGTGGATGGCCCGCATTCAATGATGTGCTTGATAAGGGCAAAATAACCCTGCATCGTGATGCTAGTATTCCAG AACGCATACGCACAGAAGTACGCTGCGCTCGTTGCAATGCCCATATGGGGCACGTCTTCGAGGATGGACCCAAGCCCACTCGCAAACGCTATTGTATAAATTCGGCTGCAATCAATTTCGTCTCGGCCGACGAGTTGAATGATACTAATGGTGTTGGTTTAACCGAGAGCACGCGCACATCCACCGCCACGCCCATTTTGCAGCAATAA
- the SelR gene encoding methionine-R-sulfoxide reductase B1 isoform X6 produces MENKTEKINVNKEELKKRLTPLQYQVTQEAATERPFTGCYNKHYEKGVYRCIVCQQDLFSSDRKYDSGCGWPAFNDVLDKGKITLHRDASIPGGNILLLIKHPERIRTEVRCARCNAHMGHVFEDGPKPTRKRYCINSAAINFVSADELNDTNGVGLTESTRTSTATPILQQ; encoded by the exons ATGGaaaacaaaactgaaaaaattaatgtaaataagGAAGAGCTAAAGAAACGTTTAACGCCACTTCAGTATCAAGTGACACAAGAAGCAGCTACAGAGCGACCATTTACAG GTTGTTATAATAAGCACTATGAAAAGGGCGTATACCGTTGTATAGTTTGCCAGCAAGATCTCTTCAGCTCGGATAGAAAATATGATTCAGGCTGTGGATGGCCCGCATTCAATGATGTGCTTGATAAGGGCAAAATAACCCTGCATCGTGATGCTAGTATTCCAG GGGGTAATATTTTACTACTAATTAAACATCCAGAACGCATACGCACAGAAGTACGCTGCGCTCGTTGCAATGCCCATATGGGGCACGTCTTCGAGGATGGACCCAAGCCCACTCGCAAACGCTATTGTATAAATTCGGCTGCAATCAATTTCGTCTCGGCCGACGAGTTGAATGATACTAATGGTGTTGGTTTAACCGAGAGCACGCGCACATCCACCGCCACGCCCATTTTGCAGCAATAA